The segment GTAGAGTCTAAATCTCCCTGAAAAtctctgctctgttcttcaaAGAAGATGTACATCAGAACAAAAGACATATTGATTTTCTCTGTGAATAAAAATTGATATTGAAGTTGGATTTATGGGTGGATGATGCTCTTGAGTTACTAAGGAGGCTGGACCTTTGCTGGGCTTGTTCAGTGTCTGTGCACAGTATTATGTGTTGTGTGATGGAAAGGAGGTGACCATCTGTGTGCCAGATATGAAGACTCAGCCTCTCTGGTTTTTTGGGGATTCTATCCACCCACCTCTGCACCCTCACCTCTTCATATCTGCCCTTATAGATTCTTAAACACTGATTCAGTAACTCAAAAGATCTGactacaaatattttatcatcaactttttctttcaaaacatgCTTTATTTCACAGGTTTCTAACATTAATCaacaaattctaattttatactCCCTAAATAGTCTTTGCTGTCATGATTTACATATgtattatcaataaaaataatgatagaaaaggtctttatatatttatcttaatatttttagagtATCACTGAATTTCATATGTCTACTTTAAATGGGATTTGTAAAGGTTTTTCCATAATGCTCTGAAGGATTATAGACACATACACAATGCTACTTGAATTCCTGCATCTCAGTTAAAATAGTGAAGGTATACGTAAACCACTTTATTCTTGGGATAGTCAAAGTACATCATGGATCTGGATTCTTGAAAATTCTTAGAGGTTTACCCATAATAACACTCTATACTTGGGCCAACTACAGGTGTAGTCATTGGGTGATAATACCTCTCCTCAACACTCTCCTCAGAGCCTTAGCTACATCCTTATTCCAGAGAGTATAAATCAGAGGATTCAGTGTGGGAGTAATGATGCTATAGAACACAGAACCAACTTTGTCTTGCAGTGGAGTGCGCTGGGACCTGGGCCTCATGTATGAGAAGATGCAGGCACCAAACCAGAGAGAGACCACAATGAAGTAAGAGCTACAAGTGGCAAAAGCATTTCTTTTACTCCCAGCTGAACGCATCTCTATGACACTGTGCAGGATGAAGCCATAGGATGTAGAAACCAGGatgatggggaggaggagaagcacgATGCTACAGATATACACTGTGGTCTCATAGACGGTGACATCACCACATACCAACTTCACAACAGCTGGATACTCACAGTAGAAGTGGTACATTTTCCGAGATCCACAGAAGGGAAAGTGCATCAAGATGACTGTGTGAATTAGGGAGTTCAGAGATGCCCCCAACCATGAGGTGAGGGCCATCATCAGTGCCACCTTCCTGCTCATGAGCACAGTGTAATGCAGAGGATGACAGATGGCAACATACCTGTCACAGGACATGAGAGCTAGCAGAAGACACTCAGCACCACCCAGAGACAAATAGAGGAAGTGCTGGGTGGCACAGCCCAGGAAGGAGATGGACTTGCTGCCAGACAGGTAGTTGGTAGCCATCTTGGAGATGGTTGTGCAGATGTGCATCAGGTCCATGAGGGAGAGCTGGCTGAGcaggaagtacatgggggtgtgaagCCCACGATCCACACAGATGAGGAGGATGGTGAGGGTGTTGCCACTCAGCGCAACAAGGTAGACCACCATGGTcaggcagaaaaggaaaaggtggGTTGGGGAGTCATTGAAGAGCCCTTCAAGGATGAAGTCTGCCAGAGACGTCTGATTCCTCAGCCACATGGTCCCTTCAAAGTCCCTGGGGAAACAGGGAGTGGAGACAAAGTGTGGTGCCAGAAATATGGGATCCTGTGTACAGGGTGATAAGCTCTCTTGATCCCAGAAAACATTAGTGAAgagttttttctctatttgtaagTATCCAGAAACTGAaattattgaaattcattttttttcaaaacaagacAAACCTAAAATTTGTCATCACGATCATGGTCATTTGAAATTCCAAGACTCTATtaagggccagaatttatgactATTCTTACTAAATATAGGCCTATGTGTGTGTAATCATGTGTATGATTTGTGttagtgtgtgtctgtgtttgtatgGTTGTTGGATGATGTTTCCTATTTTACCAGGCAGGTTCTAACAAGAGCAGCTGAACCACTAAGATGTTTCTAGTTATGCATGTAATTGTTATTGGTTGTGTTCCAGAACTTTGGCCTTATTTCTTTGTGGAAGCTGGTTAAGGAGTTGGTATACTGCTGTCATGTTTAAGTCTGATGTGGAAACTTAAAGTCTACAGGACAAACAGTAGAAAGGGAAGACAGTACAAAGCAGGGCAGACAAGAGACAGACGAAATCCCAAAGCATGAGCTGTGACCtcacaagagaaaacaaaaagagtcaGTCTGTTTGCCTATAGAATTAGGCACTAAggttcttctttttgtattggCTCTTttgaattctacaaaatattaGGGTTtcttttgacataattaaaaagcataaaataggCCTCAATTCAGTCCCcatacttcccctttccctctcctcccttcctctgatcccttccctctgctcttctgatctgctatttatttatgtttttttttaatagttacttGGTTATACATAAAGATGAGATCCATATGGTATGTTCATACAGGCACATTGGAAATTTAGGTCAGATTTCTAATGAAGCTGAATGCACACCCCTAGCCCAGAATTCCAAGAGCCTAAAGGAGAATCCTGGGAAAGATAGAGCAACTGCAGGCCCAGCCACTGCTCCCTACCAGTGAGGTGTGAGCCAGCAGACCAGCAAAAATGTATTAGTACTACAGGATGGCTGCTTCCCTTCTGCCCTCTAATCTCCCAGGAAGCTCCTCTTGAGACCCACCTTAAACAGAAACGATGGATTAGAGGGAATTTGGTGAGATGTAGTTCATCCTAGAAAACGTCACACATCGCAAAGTCACTGCAGTCCATCTTCTGCCCTTTTGGTACACATGAACACCTCCATCAGTCAGGTTAACCTCCAAATACAAAAATGATACCTGTGTAACTAAATAGAATACATCCAGCATGAAGGCAAACACGATAACCCTTTCTCCAGAAGAAAATCCAAAGTTCTTTATTTTGCCTAGGGGAGACATTCATTCCTCTGATACATGCGTTCCCTTTAATATCCTGGAACTTCAAAATTTTCtggataatatatatgaaaaatattcttatggAAACCACCCATGGGATAGAGATTCTTATTCAAAAAAGGGTTAACCAGTAGTTTGGATATCAGCGCCTGTTTCCTCACTCAGTCCTGGCATCTGCCCAATATATCCATGAACAAACTGGACATGGCATCAGGGGCAAAGTTTATCCCTGGATTCATCATGATAAACTTACACTCACCGAGGCCAATCTGTCTGAAGCCACTGCTGAATACCCATGGCTAACAGCAAAGACCATCGTGAGTTCCCAACATCGCACCATTCCCTGAGGTGATCAGCCAGCCACTGCATAGCACATTGATGACATTGGACCACATTCAACATGAATgggacattcctttttttttctggactggACACTCACCCTTGGTATGGATTTTCCTTCTCTCCTGAAATGCTTCTGCCAGAACTACCATCTCTGGACTCACAGAATGCTTTATTCACCATAAGGGTATTCCATGCAGCATTGCTTCCAGACAAGGAGCTCGATTCACAGCAAACAAGTGTGTAATGTGGCCTGTGTTCATGGGATTTGTTATACTTAACATAGGTCCTCCATCTTCCTGAAACACAGAACCTGATAGAATGGTAAAATACCCTTGGAAGACTCTGCCTCAAGCAACACCTAGGTGGCAACACCTCTCATTGCTGGAGCAATGTCCTCCAGGATGTGATACATGCTCAAGGTCTGCATCTAATTTATGGTACTGCTTCTCCCACAGCAAGAATTCATAGGATCAGACCACCAAGAATTCAATGGATAGAAATGAGAGTGTGTTCTCTCCCTATAAGATTGATGCCTATGAACCACTATCATTTCTGTTGTGCTGCTTTAGAAAACTCTTAGCCACAAAGGGAGAGATTCTTCCACCCAGACACAAAGTGATTCCATTTTCTTatggaaacaagaaagaaaaactcattaCTACCACCCACTGAATAGAGATTCTTATGCAAAAAAGGGTTAACCTGAACTTTGGATATCAGCCCCTGTTTCCTCACTCAGTCCTGGCATCTGCCCAATAGATCCGTGAACAAACGGGACATGGCATCAAGGGTAAAATTTATCCCTGAGAGTTGAGGGAGCTACTTAAGGATGCTCATTATAGCTGAATCAACAGGTGAAGAAGAAGGTCACTCTGTGGCATGGAGTGATTGATTCTGACTAGGAAGGGAAACTGAGTTGCTACTACATAatacagagaggaagagcaagTGTGACATAGGACATTTTCTCGGTGCCTCTTCAAACTCCCAGGTCCTGTGATGGAGGGCAATAGGAAACTAAAGCCCAAGTCAGGTCACACTGATAAGGGCTCAGATACTTCAGAGATGAAGGTTTGGGTCACCCAACTGACCAGGAACAATGACCAGCTGTGAACCAAGGCAGTATGGACTGTGGAGTGAAATAGGATAGTTATAAACACCAATAATGACCATGTGGACAACTCTCAGGAACACACACTGccatttttttgcatttcttcttaaTGCTGATaagaatttgtatatttatattacacaAATTAACTGTTTATTTCATTGTCGTCCTCCTATCAAACATGAGGTGTGGATAATACCTAAAATCATATCTCAGTGTTTAAATAACTGGATATAAATGAAGGAGTATGACTCAGTAGAAACAGAATATATTtcacacaaaatgcaaaataaaggaTTTTTCTCCCTTAATGAGGAAAGGGttgcttattttatataatctactttggaaaagatgatgaTCTCTTAGGTTATACATAGAATAGTCATATCAGATTAGGTAGaaggatattttatgttttctttatttgaataatgagcaaaatttttaaaaaatgcctgagTGCTGTGttgacacacaaaaaagcaaCCATACCTATATCCTGCGTAGATTTGTGAGTCAAAAGGCCAAAAAATGCTGACAAAACTAGGTTTTTCACATTGATTCAGCCACACTTGCCAATCTGCCCTCTCTCCAGTTCTCCCACAAACACTAATCAGAATGAGAAGTTGATCTCCATGGGGAAATTAGACTCAAAAAAGTCATAAACTAAGTAGAGCCTTCTATGACTTCTTGTGTCTTACCTCCTAAATATCTTCCTATGCTTCACATATTCTTAATCACTGATGTACATTAACAGGAAAGAACCACCACCATTGAAGGAAGGTGATCATGACAATTATAGGAGTGAATACCAGTAATTACAAATAATTATGtgagtataaaaaataaacttcaaaaataaaagcaaaaaacacaGAACTTAATGCATTCTGATCAAATTTCAACTCCGCCAGTAAAAACGAGCTcacatttatgtttcttctgtCCTAGGGTCGCTCTAGGATTATAATGACAGTCATGTCACACTGTTACTTCCTGATCAGCTTCTGTGGACTAAGAGAACAATTTCAACCCTGATGCCCCTGATTACTCCAACCCAGTCAACATGATCTGCATACTTCTTTTCTACCTAATTATAGATacacatctctttctctttcttcattagTTTCTGAATATCTCTATGAACCTCCTTGGTATAAGTTTTCCATGATCTGGCTctattctctcttccttccttaggCAACCCATTCTTACTTATACCccttaaattatgtttttctctATCTTCTCAGGAAGCATCCTCCTGTGCTGATGAAATGTCACCATTGATTAAAGGATAATCTCACAATGCCCTAGTTTCTGATAAAGGCTTCTGAACACCTC is part of the Urocitellus parryii isolate mUroPar1 unplaced genomic scaffold, mUroPar1.hap1 Scaffold_264, whole genome shotgun sequence genome and harbors:
- the LOC113177270 gene encoding olfactory receptor 2AE1-like; protein product: MWLRNQTSLADFILEGLFNDSPTHLFLFCLTMVVYLVALSGNTLTILLICVDRGLHTPMYFLLSQLSLMDLMHICTTISKMATNYLSGSKSISFLGCATQHFLYLSLGGAECLLLALMSCDRYVAICHPLHYTVLMSRKVALMMALTSWLGASLNSLIHTVILMHFPFCGSRKMYHFYCEYPAVVKLVCGDVTVYETTVYICSIVLLLLPIILVSTSYGFILHSVIEMRSAGSKRNAFATCSSYFIVVSLWFGACIFSYMRPRSQRTPLQDKVGSVFYSIITPTLNPLIYTLWNKDVAKALRRVLRRGIITQ